AGAGATCATTAAGGGAAAGCATTTTGTTTTATTGATCGTGTTACAGCCTGATAGACAGGATGAACTTATGAGAATTGAAAGAGACGGAGGCAAAGTCATAAACTGGATGGGTGCTAGAGTTCTTGGAGTTCTTGCCATGTCAAGAGCCATAGGTTTCCTCCACCTCTCTCTCAAACTGTCTTTGTTAATGTTAACCTTACCGTAATTTCGATTCTTTATTAATCAGAACCATCAGAGAACTTACACGTGTCTATACTTGGATGATTTTCAATTTTGAAGACTATTCCTATTTCCACTGTGAGTATAGCCATGCGAACATGGCTTAGTGTCTCACAATTATTTCCATTTCTACTGTTACCGATAATAGAAAAAGTAAGGACGTGAGGGAGATTTGACAGAAATTGGGATCCAAGGATTCTTGAAGAGCATATGAGAGCATTCTTATGAAGTCTAGAGATTTGTGAATTATTAGGACGTACAGAAAAATTTATAATGTATGAACTTGACTTTTTTAGTGGTAAGGCAGCACGAATTTTTTGGACAAATAAGGATGGAGTTCAATAACTTAGTTTCCCACCTCTTTTAGGCCAAACACGCTTTTCAATGTAATACTTATGTATTTGCTGGTTGGATTTACATATGTATATGCTGGTTGGATATACACATAGTACATATATTTGCTGGTTGGATTTACTCTAAGCTTGACAAGTTGGCTTTTACGTGTATGGATGTCCAGGGGATCGATATCTACGGCCGTGGATAATTCCAGTACCAGAAATTAGTTTCACAACTAGGAGTGATGAGGATGAATGTTTGGTTCTGGCAAGCGATGGACTTTGGGACGTAATGACGAATGAAGAGGTTGGACAGGTGGCTTGCCATCTTCTTAGGAGGCTCCGCAGGTCGTCGACGACCGACGACATACCTCCAGCACAGATTGTCGCTAATAATCTCACTGAAATAGCATATGGAAGAAACAGTTCCGATAACATTTCAGTTATCGTCATTGATCTGAAAGCAAGGAAAGCAAACACACAGAGGCAATGACAGAACATTATGTCCGGAAGGCAAGGTTCTAATAGCTCCACCCTGTTCTCTTCCATAACTAATAGATAGCATAATACCATCTTTGTTTCCTTCACTGCTCTCACCACTCTCCATCAAAAAACATGTACAGAGCCCactaacaaaaatgaaaaatctgCTTTTGCTTGGTCACtgagagaaattgctctctctctctcctttctctctctaaaaCCTTCCTATCAATTTgaattgattttcttttcttttctttcattagTAGAGAAATGTATCTTGGACACAAGTCCATGAAGATCATCaagataaagaaaaatatgCTTGGAGTTGACAAGTAGTAGATCTTTACCGTATCCAACATTTATAAAATTCTAGTGTAATAATGCTCTCTATCTGCCCTTAGCCTCTAGATTTTGCACTCCCATTCCCCCTTCTCAAGCATAGTTAACAATTGGGACAAATACAATACATTTCCAGACTATACAACAACTCAGCTCTGGTTCCATGAGCACAAGTAGAAAATTTAAGCACTGCTGAAAAACTCTAGAGGGTTATGGCTGAATTTGGAGGTTAGCAAGATTAAAGAAAGCACCCCTTTGACTTTTGAGTTGTGCGTAGGAACCTTGCTCTACCACCTTTCCATCTGCCACAAAAGCGATGAAATCGAGCTTCTTGATGGTGTTTAGCCGGTGGGCTACGACCAAGGTCGTTCTTCCGACCATAATCCGATCCAATGCTTGTTGCACAACTTGCTCTGATTGAACATCCAGAGCACTGGTTGCCTCATCCAGCAACAAAATTGTTGGGTTTCGAATTATGGCTCGAGCTATTGCTATTCTTTGTTTCTGTCCTCCTGAGAGTTGGACCCCTCTTTCTCCGCATTCCGTGCCATACCCATCTCTCAAAGACCTACAACCACCATCACACATATAATAAATAGACTTAGATTTGTAACTCCTAGTATGCTTGTAGTTTTCTTCATAAAATATGGCATGTTCATCTACCACCCATTCATACAGTTTATTACATTTCAACAATTTTCAGTGTATGTCTGTCTGTTTGTAAAAAGGTTTTTCACTAAGATGCTGGTTTATGAAACTATTGGCAGCAAAACGATTCAATAGTTTTCGATAATTAACTGTTTTCAGATGAATTCATCTAGAATAATCAAAGAGAATAGTACTCTAATGAAATATATTCCTTTTCTACAATGATTAAGAAAACCATAAAGTTCAAAAGGTAGTATGGATTAAAGttatcatttttattaaatcctatCATTCAAGCTATTACTTGTATCGGTTGAGATTCAATTTATGAATTTTGGCATCAAAAAATCcgtccaaaaagaaaaaggggttGGATTGACTCCAAGAAAATGAAAGGTGATAATGGTGGAGGaataaaaacatatttcaaACAAAAGAGGTAGAAATTCTGGACAATGACATATGGTCCATAAGCTTGGGTGAAGAATAAAAACACATTTAAGACATGAAAATTCTAGACAGTGCAATATGGtccattaaattaaaaaaaaaatgtgctTATTTAGCTGTTATGCTTGAAAAAGTATTTACTAGACTTATATTCATTTAGTTTCTActcttgaaaatattttaagtgTTGGATGAGTTcttgaatttttaattttgtatcaaTAAGTCACTATTGGTTACCTCGAACACTGACATAGCACGATTTTTTTTAACACTCGTATAAAACATTGTTTCCAAGTGCAATCTCAAATTGCAATCCTTTAATAATATAGTaagaactattttttttttcaaagtacAGTTGTAAATTGAAAAAGCATAAGTTGAGTGTTCAAATATAGAAACTAGATGAAGAAGCTTGAAACCTTAGACTCTTTAAATCTGTGTTTCCTTCccatttttaaaaacaaaccaacataaaacaaagaaattacAGTTCACCAAACAATtagcaaaaagaaaaggagactTACGAGATAAATTCATGGGCATTGGCAGCTCTGGCTGCATCGACAAGCTCATTCTCAGAAGCATCGAGCTTCCCAAAGAGAATGTTGTCGCGTATGGAGCCCGAAAAGATCACGGGATCTTGGCTAACAAGGGCCACATGCTTCCTGTACCATTGCAGATCCATTTCTCTGATATCCACACCATCAACTTTCACTGATCCTTTTACTACATCATAGAACCTAAGTATTAGTCCGATCACAGTCGATTTTCCGCAGCCACTTTTCCCAACTAGCCCGACACTCCTCCCCGCTTTCACTTCCAAGCTGAACTGACGCAGTACCATGTTATTTGGCCTACTTGGATACCAAAAATCCACTTTCTTCATCTCTATGTTCCCTGTTATCTTTTCCATCTTGCTTCCTCTCCCATCCTACAAATTCAAACAATATTCAAATAAGCTTAGAGTTATGACAAGGTAGAAAATACAGTTCTTACATTAACATAGAAGTTTGCTTTACCTTAGATGGATCGGAAATGAGTGATTTTCGGTCGAGAATCTCGAACACCGAGGCCACGGCTGCTGATCCTTTTGCTAAATCTGTTGTCATGCTACCAGCCTCAGCAATTACTTTGCCAGTGCTTACTAAAATGAAGAAAGTTTTGAACACATCCCCTGCAGATATTTCACCTTTCTGCACGAGTGTTCCGCCAAACCAGAAATCCAATGCCCATGACATGAATGTTAGGCACTGAGCAGACCCCATACCAATCCCTGCAAACCACGATTTCTTTATAGCTTCATTTCTCGGTGCCTCTTGCGCTTTGTCGAAGATTTGAAGGACTTTTCCGATGCTGCTGAAGGATGTTACTATTCTGTGGTTATACACTGCTTCTACAGCAATTTGTGTGCTTTGATTCTGTGCCTTGGTGAAATTTGTGGAAATGCTCGAGAGGAGGACTTTTCGTGTGTAGAAGCAAAGAATTGTGAGTGGTTGGACTGCGATCATAACGATGGCAAGCTTCCAAGCCACTGCTAGACCAAGGATCATTGCTATGGTCACACCTGAAGTGGTTTGGACTAATAGAGAAACTCTGTCTGCTACAAGAGACTTGACCAAGGAAGCCTCGTTGCTCAATCTTGAGCACAATGCTCCACTAGAATTTTGCTCCTCATCAAACCAAGCTGTTTCAAATGTCAAGATCTTCTCGAGTGTCCTCAAGCGAATTCTTTTCGTCAAGTGCTCCCCCATATACGCAAAGTTGTAGTGTTGAACGAGGTTCAAAATGATGGAAACCAGCGATAACGAACAGAAAATCATAGAATATGTCCTAATTCGAGCTTGCATTTCGTAATGGCTTTGAGCAAAGAAGGCTGATATCATACCTCCAACAGTTAGCGCATATACCGGTTGCACTGCACCAAAAGCTATAGCTGATAAGCTTCCAATAAGAGCTTGCTTCCACTCCGGCGAGTTCAAAGATAGAAGACGAGTAAAAGAAGGTGGCTTGGGAGGAGAAGTTGACTGAGGGAGGATATCCATAGGCAGTGGTGATTTTGCAAAGAAAGCCGGGCTCGATTTCGCACTGCTTCTTCCAACTGAAGAGGTACGTGTTTCTATATTTTGTTCAACGTCATCATAGCTTGAAAGTCGTTGTAATTTTGATAGTTTTGCGTAGTGGCCATTTTTTCGGTTGATAAGATCATTATGGGAACCAATTTCAACTATACAACCACCATTTACAACAGCTATTACGTCTGCATTTCTTATTGTTGAGAGCTTATGTGCAACTACCTGATCACTCAATCAAAGAACAAAACTCAAAGTTGGTGAACTACTTCCATTTTCTTTAAGGTTAAATCACAAGTTTGGTCCTTAAACTTTAGGATTGTATATAAATCCCAATTCTTAAGTTTCTAGCATGTCCCTAAACATCTAAAAATATATCTAACTAGTACAAGTTTTTAGCAAGTCTTCTTTAGTTTAAATTTACACTTTAATAGATCTGggttattttaatatttataccACAAAAATGCCTAAACTTAACCTCAAAATCACCAAACTTAACCTCAAAATCACCTCATAATCTATGAATAGCAAGGTCAATGGTAAGGTCTAGAGTGTCAAAGTTCACATAACCCTACTAGGACAAATTTTCTACTACTACGAGAGTATCATACTCGATTTGTCCATACCATAAATTTATCTTTGTAAATACTAGTGAACCCCACATTAATATTAGTGAACCCtatcttatttttaaaagcATGCTGATGTGACACACAATAAATGACAGTTTCATATTACCATTACAATATAGGAAAAATTCTTTTATTACCCGGACCATTGAAAGTTAACTTATGTATTATTAAGAACTTTGTAAAATATAGAAGGGGACTCGAAAAGTTGAACAACCAAACTAGTAAGCTAACCTTTTTATTTAATGAATGcaatttagtaaaagaaaagcATAGCAAAAAGGAAATGAAAGTTTTGAGTTAGCCTCACCAAGGTGGTTCTTCCTAGAGAAGCCTGATCAAGTGCATTTTGAACAAGTGCTTCTGATTCAGAGTCAAGAGCACTAGTAGCTTCATCAAGCAGTAGAATTGCAGGATTCTTAACAATTGCCCTAGCTATGGCGATCCTCTGCTTTTGCCCTCCAGATAAAAGTGCCCCTCTTTCCCCAACCTATTTCACAACATAAATCATCCATTTCATTCACCAATTCTCCGCCAAACAACACATATGGAATAAGTTATAGCAtaacaaacaatttttttatacGGATGATCTCATAAGTGCCTTTGATTAATGACCCGCCTACACAAACTTATATGGAATCTAACCTTCTACTTACGTCGAGAATGATCATGTCTAACGTAATCTTAACGCGATGGTCATCCTCATCTCTAATGCAACCTTCatttttctcatcttctttttaCGCTATGTAAACAAACGTTAGTGAGGTGGGTTATTAATCATAAAGACATCTGTGAAAGAGTCATccgtacatttctttttttttaagaaatcaCATAACAACTAAGATTTTCTTCGTACGTATGACCTAACAAACGCCTTCATGGTTGATGACTACATATGAAATCCAACGTCTTTCGAATAGTGGATGGTCATATCTATCATAAATCTCTATTGTGATCTTTATATTTCTCACACTCAGTTGTGATTTCCCCATGAATATTGGGTTAGAAAAATGAAGATCAATCCTAACGCGGTAATCATCTCGTTCTCGCAAGAGCTATGGTAGACATGCTCATCCCCAACATGCAATAGTGTGTTGTGACATAAGGAGAAGGTGTTCATACGTTTGTGGAGGTAGGTCAGTAATCATAAAAACGGCTGTGAAAGGGTCATCCaagaaagaaaaatgttaaaaaaggAACTCCATAACAAACCTTGGTCTCATAGCCTTCAGGAAGCTGAGTAATGAAATTATGAGCATTAGCAGCCATAGCAGCAGCCATAATCTCCTCCATAGAAGCATCAAGCTTCCCAAACAAAATATTCTCCTTAATGGAAGTCCCAAACAAAGCATGGTCTTGACTAACAAGACCCATTTTAGATCTAATCCATTTAAGCTGCAATGCTTTGATATCAACTCCATCAATCTTCAAAACTCCATCAATGGGGTCGTAGAATCGCTGCAATAGTGAAATGACGGTGGACTTGCCGCTGCCGCTAGGCCCGACGAGAGCTAGTGTTTTGCCGGGATCGAGTTTGAGATTGAAATCCTTGAGGACGAATGAATCAGCGCGCGATGGATATGCAAATGTGATGTGATCAAACTCAATTTGGGGTTGGAGATTGTTGAGAATTATACCCTTTGAGTCTTCACCATCGATCAATGGAGTTCGATCGATGGTTTTGAATATTCGTGATGCTGCAATTTTGGCCTCCGTTAAATGCTTCAAATCTGGAAGTGCCACTCCTAGAGACCTACATTACAATATACAATAACAACCTTATGTTATGTAACGTTGATACTATTGTATAGTCGCAGTTCATTCATTACCTACCCAAGGCATAAGAATCTAACCCATTTgtcattttgaaatttagagTCGAGATCATAAATCTCCATTTAGAAATAGAGTTTCAAACCGTCAAGATCATAAATTTCCATTCAAAAAACGAGTTTCTAACAttaacaatataaataaattccTAAAAAATTATATACATGAACTAAAATAGTcgtaaaatataacaaaattttatatttttatcattAGTAAACGTTAAGAGATTAAGTTTTGTCTagtagattttaaaatttatagtaatttctcaaaattataTTTCCCTCTTTGCtttcacataaaaaaaactaaaatcttGTAAAAGTGCTAAAGAAAAGTTTAGGACAGAAAACGATGACAAAGgaacattatttttctttaaataaaataagaaaaaaaaagagagaaaatagaaataaaaggaaaaggaaaagtgATTGTTTGAAAGTGATGTGATAATCTAATATTAGTTTTGCTTAAAGTTGTCACATCCATTACCTTTTTCTAACTTCAACATTGGCACATTCAATTACCAAACATCTATACATGTTGTTAGAATTAAACTTtataaatgattttaaaaaaattcctaaatttttaattttgtgtttagcaattttataaaaattataatattatgttTTAATAGATTAATGATTTTTGTTTATGCTTAAGATCTAAATTTATAACATACACATCAATTTAcgataagaaaaaaatacaaaaaaaaaaaaagaaaattatgtttgaaaaagaaaagttcgTCGATGTGACTACAACTTGAATAGATATCATATCGGTTATATAAAAGATAGATGCAGCTTAAgacattattaattatttttctcaaCTTATTATTTGAAATATCAAATAGGTAAGAGATATCActacttaagaaaaaaaatttaaacattttctaaataaataaaaaaaaaagtcatttaacacaattttgaaactttttagaatttatattagataattattaataattcgTGAAGAAAACGTAACAAAGTTTTCGTTTCACAATCATTTGGTTTTCagtttttagattttgaaaactaaacGCTCTTTCCACTTCTAAAGTTCTTAActtttatcatttagttttacCAACATTTCAAAACACAAACCAAATTTTCATAAACAAAACCGAAAAGTGAAATAATTACCAAACCAAAATCTAAACTTGTGTTGTTTAACCTAAAATTTTATCGAACTTTGAAGACTCGTAACAAAGAGACTGATAAAGCAAAGTTAAAGAAGTAAGCTCGTAACCGAGATAGAAAGGGAGAGTATACATACAAGCCAGCCAAAATGAAGGAGATACCAGCTGCATAGATTCTGCCACCACTTTCTCCTTTATACATAACCAATCTGCTACCATACCAAGCAATCAAACCCCATATTGCAAAAGCAAGTCCTGAGCTTCCCACTGCCAATCCTTTTGCTATTCCTTGCTTTATTCCAACTCTTGTTGTTCTCTCTAAAATCCTTTTGTAATTCTCTATTACTCTCTTCTCTGCTGTGAAAGCATATATTGTCTTTATTGAGCTTAGTGCTTGTTCTACTATGCCATTTGCTTTCCCATACTCTTTATGTCTCTTGTTTGTTACATGGACTAGGTATTTCCCATATGTTACTCCTGGGATTACTAGTAGTAACATGGTTGGAAATGCTACTAGGGCTAATCTCCATGAAAAGTATGCCGAAAATGCAAGTCCCGATAAGAAGACAGATGAGTTCATTATAAATAACGGGACCTGAAACAATGCGGATAATTAATAAGACGACGTTCTAATATTAAATCATTATCGTAAAGCTTAGTATATGTTTGGAATGAACTTCTTTTAATATAAAGATTAATTATTAATTGCTGCGTGagaaata
The sequence above is drawn from the Cucumis melo cultivar AY chromosome 2, USDA_Cmelo_AY_1.0, whole genome shotgun sequence genome and encodes:
- the LOC103492257 gene encoding putative ABC transporter B family member 8; the protein is MGSRNEKEEMTMGSSSSSSSSSSFGVIFRYADWVDLLLMLLGTIGAIGDGMSTNCLLVFASSLMNSLGNGHIQQNFMDNVNECSLYFVYLGLVVMVLAFMEGYCWSKTSERQVLKIRHKYLEAVLRQEVGFFDSQEATTSDVVNSISKDTSLLQEVLSEKVPLFIMNSSVFLSGLAFSAYFSWRLALVAFPTMLLLVIPGVTYGKYLVHVTNKRHKEYGKANGIVEQALSSIKTIYAFTAEKRVIENYKRILERTTRVGIKQGIAKGLAVGSSGLAFAIWGLIAWYGSRLVMYKGESGGRIYAAGISFILAGLSLGVALPDLKHLTEAKIAASRIFKTIDRTPLIDGEDSKGIILNNLQPQIEFDHITFAYPSRADSFVLKDFNLKLDPGKTLALVGPSGSGKSTVISLLQRFYDPIDGVLKIDGVDIKALQLKWIRSKMGLVSQDHALFGTSIKENILFGKLDASMEEIMAAAMAANAHNFITQLPEGYETKVGERGALLSGGQKQRIAIARAIVKNPAILLLDEATSALDSESEALVQNALDQASLGRTTLVVAHKLSTIRNADVIAVVNGGCIVEIGSHNDLINRKNGHYAKLSKLQRLSSYDDVEQNIETRTSSVGRSSAKSSPAFFAKSPLPMDILPQSTSPPKPPSFTRLLSLNSPEWKQALIGSLSAIAFGAVQPVYALTVGGMISAFFAQSHYEMQARIRTYSMIFCSLSLVSIILNLVQHYNFAYMGEHLTKRIRLRTLEKILTFETAWFDEEQNSSGALCSRLSNEASLVKSLVADRVSLLVQTTSGVTIAMILGLAVAWKLAIVMIAVQPLTILCFYTRKVLLSSISTNFTKAQNQSTQIAVEAVYNHRIVTSFSSIGKVLQIFDKAQEAPRNEAIKKSWFAGIGMGSAQCLTFMSWALDFWFGGTLVQKGEISAGDVFKTFFILVSTGKVIAEAGSMTTDLAKGSAAVASVFEILDRKSLISDPSKDGRGSKMEKITGNIEMKKVDFWYPSRPNNMVLRQFSLEVKAGRSVGLVGKSGCGKSTVIGLILRFYDVVKGSVKVDGVDIREMDLQWYRKHVALVSQDPVIFSGSIRDNILFGKLDASENELVDAARAANAHEFISSLRDGYGTECGERGVQLSGGQKQRIAIARAIIRNPTILLLDEATSALDVQSEQVVQQALDRIMVGRTTLVVAHRLNTIKKLDFIAFVADGKVVEQGSYAQLKSQRGAFFNLANLQIQP